The following is a genomic window from Gavia stellata isolate bGavSte3 chromosome 3, bGavSte3.hap2, whole genome shotgun sequence.
ATTCAGTGCTTTTTCTATGTTGTTTTGTTTCGCAGTTCTCAGTATAATGTTACATATTCTTTTTGACAGAATATAAACTAAGTGTTGCACCTGAAATGGACATCATGGAGTATTGCAGAAAAGAATGGAGAGGAAATACACCAGTAGCAAAACGGATGAGAAAGGTATCGGTTCTCTTTTTGTTGAGTTTTGTTAGGCTCTTTGGTTTCATTTCTATGTTTAGTAGGTGATTTCCTATGGGAACAGCCTTTAAAACAGGAAATGCAATACCAATATTTTCCAGTGACTGGTCGTACAAGTGGCTGACAACTGGAAGATGGTTTTGTTCATACGTgttcaaaatgtgttttttggTAAGGCTACTTGCTGATAGTGTAGGGTTTTGAATAATACTGTTCTTCATTACTGTTTTTAATTGGAGTTTTAAATTTGGTTTATTACCATAAAATGGTAATTTTGTGGGCTGTTGAAATGGCAGAGCAGAGAACCAAACTTTTTGGCAGAAGGCAAATAACTGAAGTTAGTGAATTGCACGATTTTTAACATGGGGAGTTTTAATGAATAGGCtcagtttttcttaaatttttcctgaattctTACTTGTTTGTAGGTTTTGGACTAGTTTTCTTATATTAATCTTGAGCTAGAATGGTAGAAAATCAAGCATAAGGttggttagggtttttttgttgttttgttttttcaacaCAATTTGAAAATTTAGTGGTACATATGAGTAAAcctaaaaaatactttctgtaaaTTGAAAGATCTATGTGTCACCTTCAAGAGATTAGTAAGAGAAATACAGATGTGCAGAGCATTGAATCTTGCTAGGTTAGCTGAAGAGACATACTGAGCTTCAGAAGTTACGTTTCAACATCGCTGCTTCTTCTGAAAGTGTACCTATGGGaacagcagggaggggacaaaTGTGCTGAGGCATGTGTCAAGATACTTCAGTGTAAACACAAATTTTCCCTGAGGCAAAAACAAACTATGTGTGACATATATTGAGTAAATGGAATAAACTATTACTGAAACTCCTTGTAAGACTGATATATTTTTAGATTTACAGtcttgtgtgtgtatgtttggattttttttttaaacttaagtGGGTTAGCTACCCACATTTCAATGACATTTCTGCACTGTCATCAAATAAATGCCACAACCAATTATCTACTTAATTTATTTGGTTTCTGGTTTGTTATTCAGCAGAACTAAGGAAGtgtttttcaaagcataatttgtGACATAAAAGCATTTGAACTTCCAAAATGGGGAGTGGatcaaatccttttttttaagtagcatTAGCATTTGGGTGCTAATATTCCAGTATCTTTTATGATACCAGTGCATGaccttaaaatgttttattaatccTTTAACATTACTTGGATTTTGTGTTTTTCTAGGGATATGAAGCAGTTGCTCAGAAGTTTGCATCTATAAGGAGAGTACGAGGTGATAACTATTGTGCTCTCAGAGCAACTCTGTTCCAGGCACTGAGCCAAGCTACCCAGTTACCAAGCTGGCTGCAGAGTGAGGATTTTACTATGGTACATGTTAAGATTGATCTGACAGTAGAGGAATGTCGGTTCTAACCTATTGCATAATTTTATGATCTCATTTCTCTTTTATGCTATATATGCTCACTTCTCAATATCCATTAAATTGAGAAGTAGTAGTGTTCAGTTTTGTTGTAGGTTTACACTGATTCTTTCAACTTGGAATTGAGTCCAGGTGCCCTTAGTTTCCAGTTTATAATGTATAAATGTTACTATAGTGCTGACTGTAATGTAACTTGTCTGTCTTCATCTTGCCCTCTTGGTTTCTTCTCACTGCATGTAATACGGCAGTAAGAGGTTTCCCACAAGACAGCTGGTAGTAACAAAAAATATAGACAACTTACTCTAAgcgcatttaaaaaaaaaaaaaaagattttaaaaattaacatacGTATTCTTGTGTGCCATATATGGTTTCTCTAGAAAGTGGATTAACAAATTGGATGCTGCAGGCTTTTCAGAATGTGGTTATTACCCATGTCTTAAATGTTACTTAAGTGTAAGAGCAACTCCAACCTGAAATGAAGAACAGTTCTTATGGAGCATTGATGGATAAGAAAAGCAAGGTGTCTCACTAagagtagaagaaaaatattccagaagTTGTCTTGTGTCAACAAAGTCTATTTGGTGATCAGTGATCATGGAAGAAACATGTAAGAAGCTACCCATACAAAAGTGTCCTTCTTCAGGGGAGTAAGGTTCCAGTTGTCCAGGTTGCTGCTGGAAATGTAAATGATGAATGTCTGATGCAGACTCTGTGTTGTAGACTAGCAGTCCAGGTAGAATCACACTGCTCTATCTTTCTGTATAACTTTAGAGACCATCTTAAAATTTCTCATTGTGGTCACTATCGTTGCTAAGTAAACTTTTGCTGATACATTTTTGTAATTActgataaaaatgtttctattaaaTGGTTCTTACTGCAGCGTTACATTGTAAAAAGatttcctttttataaaaaaaattctctcagCTGACAACCATCTCCACATTATCAAACTATAGAAGATAGTTTCCCAGTGCTCCTCTAAAGAATGTGCAAACTTTATAAAGTGGTTTACTTTGCAGTTTTTAATGATGTTCAcctattttttcctactgattTACAGAGGAAAATGTGTCATATggtaattaacatttttttgaaaaaggtgTATAACTATAAAATGAACTGATTGAAGTGATAAACTGGTAATGCATCAAAGCAGAGGGCATGTAAGAGAAATGTGTGTGGTGACAGCTAGGAGTACAACTTTAACAaaggttttttggttgtggtgggttttttttaatttaaaacagtgTTCACATGCACATTTCTAGTTGTAGAAGTTACTGGCATATAATCTTTGATTATTTAGTTCTGTATGTCCAGTTAGAATAGGATgccaggctggggtgggggaaggtcTGTGTATATCTGACAAATACTTGGTTGCCATTAAAGAGAATGTATTACTAATCTGGAGTcctaataaaatgaaaactggcTTGTAATGGCTGATGGAATATGTGCTGCTCTAGCCAAATATTTAATTCATTGTAAGGCACAAGTTACTCTTCTAGTTCTAGTGGTAAAATGGGTTAATAAATGAGGGTAAAAAACTGGGCATGCAACTGTTCTTCAAGAGAAGTGTAAAAGCTCTTAACTGAGCATGTGTAAGCATGTGAGCAGTAAAAGAGGCAGTTCTGAGGCTAAAGAATAATCTGATGCATCAACTAATCCCCAGGTCGTTTTCTTCTTTATAAGACAACCTGTCCCATAGTGTTTTAATTACGTtccctgaaaagaaaacacagttcaTGTGTTGTGGACAAAGTAGTTACAACACTCTGCCAAGACTTCTGGATTATCTGGTGGATGTCATCATATATTTAAACCTTCTCTTCCGTTGGTTCAGGGACAGTTTCAAACACAATCACTGTCATCTGCTgctggaggattttttttaattacaaaaaaaaaaaaagccaagagtAACTTGGGGTGATTAATTTTTCCAGTGCTTATGTATTGGTTAGATCTGGAAATAGTAATAAGACCACTATTCTGACTTATccagaaagtattaaaaagagCCATTTCTGTTCAGTTATGGTTGTCTTAGTATGACATCTGTTCAGAAGAACATATGAGGGATCATTTTAAGGtgcaaaatgttaaaaaaaccaataacATAATAATGTGCAGGTTGGTAGCTTTTCCTTTCAAGATTTTTGACTTaagctgccttctcttctctcaacTTCCAGCTTCCTGAAAACTTGATGAGCAGATATGACTGGATCAAGCAGTGGCAGCTAAAACAGAAACTGGGCAGGAAGATGGGAGAAATAAGTGatgaaattaaagaatatttaatacTACTAAGGAAAAAGGTTGGaaaagtatttgtttattcTTGGTCACTTGCGaataagaaaaattacaaagatTTTTGAATGGGGTGAATTTAGCATAAGGATGCGTTCATTAGTGAAAGTCTCTTTTCTGTAGGtatgctgcaaaaaaaaaagggaagaatgtCTGTTCAGATATGTGGGAGTTTTCTGGTCTTTCACTGCTTGCATTAACCTAATGCTGGAATTAATTTATAAGCAGCTCTGCGGAAAACTATTAGTTAGACAGGTTTCAATGAAGAAATTGATGTAATAGAGTAACATTTTGCCTCTATtgtttcttgtatttatttgaaGGAATTATGTGTACTATGGATAAATGCTGTTGCTACCTTGAACAGgtcatggaaagaaaaaaatatacagaataatgctgaagtaatttaaaaggAGTAGTTTTTGTTCCACGTTTATACATTCTTATTCTAGGTTAATGCAACAAGAAAATGACTGTGCCCTTTCAGTGTTCATAGTATATTAATTAGCCCTATCCTCCCCCCTCTTGAAACTCTGGAACCTATTTAAAAACTCTTCAGTTGTTCCTGTCTTACTGTGTCTACACATTCcctttttttgaaagcttttaagaatattttaaaggctGCATTCCAGCAGTTTGAGGGCTGGAATGAATTACGCATTCTGAGTAACTGAAATGTAAAGAATAGGAAGGATGTAGGATTTATGGTACAGGAAGCAAAAAGGTTATTACCTTATTACTTATTGTTCCATGACAATATTTGTTTTGCCACCTTGCAACAGTTTCCAACAAACTCATTCCTtaggcaaagcaaaagaaaatttaagcaAAATCAGACTAACTCAACTTGACCTTGATAGGACTACAGCTGTGGAAATAttcttgatttgtttttaaaaaggcacaAAGCCCTTCATAAATTTAATTCTCAGTGCCTGTTCTGAACATCTGACAACTCACAAGCGGCTTTTTACAACTCTTGCACAGTCATGGCTATTGATACATGTtttgtgtgttattttttttttatagtggaAGAATATAAGTGAAATCAAGGGTCCTACTGAGAAACAGGAAGCTTGTgataaattgtttaaaaatgaagaggagGAGTATAGTCTTTATGAAGCACTGAAATTTTTGATGCTTAACACCGCCATCGAATTATACAATGATGataaaaatggaaggagagTTCCTGTCTTCTCATGGTTACTGTTTGCACGGGATACATCTAGCAACCCTTGTCAGTTAATGCATAATCACTTGAATCATATTGGTCACAGTGGAGGCCTTGAACAAGTAAGGAGATTGTTCTTTCAGTgtcattttcctgttttggagAACTTGGTTTCAAGTGGTTTAAGAAATCACCCAGCTTTTGTTGGTCTGGCTAAATTTAATGGTGTAGGGTCTGATCTTCTGTTGGGGAGAATGCAGTAGAACCACTTGCTTGTAATAAGAGTCTGTAAAGGCCTTCCTTTGAAACGTTGATTTTTGTCTGGCGGCTGACACTTAGGTAGCATTCTTTGGAAATACGATATTCTATTAATAGTAACATTTGTCTTAGTCTCAAAAttgttagctttttttaaaaacatgataaAAGCTAATAAATTATGAAGAGAAGATCATGTGTAGTACATATGCTTGGTGAACTCTCATAAACTGATGACAGTTACTGCCTTATATGTTACAGAAATGATATGCATATTATATAAAAGACCCAAAACAAAATGTGGTGGTTAATGAGCTAAATAGTCTGAAAGATTTTAGAaacatccatttaaaaaaaatcccattaagTATATTACAAGTGTGGTACTGCATTTACATTCACTACTTAATTATAGGCGCTAGAAGCATGGAAGTattatgttttgtttctgtttattgGCTTAAAAATCTGACGGCTCTAGTATAGATGAGGCAGGTTGCTACTACTATTAAATTAGCTGATTCATTGGTGACCTTTTTGCTGCCCAGTTTAGTCAATAAGTAATATTGCCTATTTTTGTGCTGACTAGGtttgtttatttcagtgatACTATTTGTAAATTGTTATTTACAACAGGATATGCTTGCCAATGTAGTAGGCAAGGTAGAAGATTTTCCAGCTTCTTTCTCTGAATTCCTTTTGATATCAACAGGCTTTGTAAGGgctttccatctgctttttatttggCTAGAGAGTTCAGAGTACCCTCTAAGAGGGAAAGGATCGTTGCCTGAAACCCATTCTTGTCTGGCTTAGTGACTTAACGGGATGAATACTGATGCGAGGGAACATCTTTTCTACCTGTTTGTGGCAGTAGGGTAGTGAGATTCTCTGTATAAAGAAGCTTTTCTTTAGGACAGACATTCTACTATGCCATTGTTGGGTCTGAAGAGCTGCATGTTAAAGGCATGGTATCTTAGAGGTACCTGTGCAGAAAGTTAAGAATGGCTTGAATGAAAGAGATACTGAACTAGAGATGCTTGTGTATATGCATTCTCAtttacttcatatttttttctttgaaaaattacaTCTGATAGATActaatttagtatttttatgaGAAGTATCTTGTTAAAGGTATGTTTAATTTTACATgtcatatttctgcttttttccaatGTAGGTGGAAATGTTTCTCCTTGCTTATGCTCTGCAGTATACCATCCAAGTGTATCGACTGTATAAATATAGTACTGATGAATTCATCACACTTTATCCCAATGATCCAGAGGAGGGCTGGCCTGTGGTGACTCTCATAACAGAAGATGACAGACATTATAATATTCCAGTCAGAATGTGCCAAGAGACTGTGCTGTAAACAAGTGATTTTTGGCAGACAAACCTGTGCTGCGTATTGAGGTTTCCAGTGCTATGTTGAAACAGGATGATGATGAAATCTGCGTTATTAAATCTACAACTTGAAATCCATATTTCAGAAGTTTACATCTGAACCGAAATATCAACTAGGTACTAGCTTAAAGAGTAAAAACTTTGCAAGTATGGCTTTTGTTGcccataaaaaaaataaaaggaaacttcTGCAATCCTTTTTTTGAAGGGCTTACTCTGAATAGGAATGCAAAAACTATAGATATACTTCTTTTAAGAAGATAGGTGAGGCTCTGTGGTAAGACATGAGCTGATCTTCTGCTTCCCAAAATGTTGAGATAATGATGAATTGAAATTTCTGGAAAAGTAAGCTGGCAGTATCCTGACTGATAACTGTAATGCTGCTGAGAAGCAATTTATACAAATCTTGAGTCTCAAGAAGGAATATAATTCTTTTGCAGTTGGAATTTAATGCCTGCCATGGTTTATGCTGTAAGAGAGATGTTAATTAAAGTATTCTAatgctttggatttttttccgACATTAATATCTCTTATGTAGAAGCCAGTTGTCTGTTACACTGAAAATGAAGAGCTCTTCCCCTTTCAACCCCTTGAGAGGATCACAGTGAAGAGGCTTGTTAATAACGGAGTATAAAAGTTGTTTGTTAGTAGGTCACAAATTCAAAACCTAAGTAGAATTCTCTCTTCCGTTATGATAGCTGATATGAGATAACCATGTGCCCACTAACTTCCATGTCTGTTCATATTACTGTTCCTGTAATGATATTCCTCACTGGTAGCTGCTGTGGAGAACATCAGGATTTTAATTTGTCCAGGGAGTGCATTAGATGGAAGTAAACTTCTGGTGCAACTTCTCCACTCTTGGGAGGAGTATGTGGGAGGTTCTGTTTCAGTTTAGAATTATTCATTATGCTTTAAATTGAAGGAATACAGAATATATCAGATTCTGGGAGTACTGACATACcctaaaaaataatgaagtaatAAAACCTTCACATTTAGTTTAAAGTGGAAGTATGCCCTGGAGATGATTCTCATAACAAGAGAGTGAAAGTTGATTTGAATGAAATGCTGGTCACTTGGCTTCTCTCAGAAGGCCTTCTTGTAGGAAAGGGATAAGATTATAAAAACTACTTTTCATTCAAATATTCTGGAGGAAATGACATGCAAAACTTCTGGCATGCAAAACATCAAATTTTCCTGTTCTACTTCAAATTAAAttgttaacttttttcttttattatgaaAGGTAATTACACAATGAGAAAGTGTATTCACTGTCTTCTAAGGTGTGTTTTCGACACATCTTAATGATGTGTCTAATCTTACGTTAATCTTAGCATGTCTAATCTTAATGACATGTCTATCATGTACTCAGTGTTATATTTATCATGTTGTCTTTGCCTTTTAAAAGAACTAGTTTGATCTGTTACCGAAAATTTCTGGGCACtacaaggaataaaaataaaccaattcATCTGgcagtattttgtttcttgttttatgCCCTGTTTTCTCTCTAGCTTTGTAtttttgactttttaattttgaaatctttGTTCAAGTTAGTTATTTCTTGAAAGCCTCAAAGCATAGTAATGTGTGTAAAACAAGTAATTATCAGCTTGCTGCTTGCACATGGCCAGCAAAAAAATTTCCCTGAATTACTGTTTTCCAAGTAATgctgaaggggaaagaaaaataaattagcttTTGTAACTAACTGAACTCTGATAGAAAAGTTGTAGTTACGatttaaataactgaaattatttaaatcttaATGTCTTCTAATTGTCATATATTGTTGAGATTAATTTTAATCAACTTAACACATCTTTGCAAAAGACATCTTTGTCATACGTGTGGAGCAGTGGCTTTGAATGTATGACAAAAGTCTCTAAGCAGAGGCTATTTAAGGGCTGAGTTTGCAGCCATTAGGTATGTAAACAATTCACATAATTGGCTCGTATTTTGAACTGAGAAGTGCAGAACTGAACACAAGGTATGTGTACGCCTTAAGTCACGTATTGTT
Proteins encoded in this region:
- the OTULIN gene encoding ubiquitin thioesterase otulin, with translation MRWSPAPPYSAAVSRRVLHDDRRAEGSAGTHAISGVVTRGRRMLAAGDAEATVEAQRFFIYFSILQSQDNFQGWMTEPTSLSAGAEQTHKKESVAIQFMKHEKEVGVSSNELGSANTATDQKEQSTSEISKEYLYRSTGRPEKTDMIKSLVTDQDSSRNCELYLPVSSSCSAMESSEDSEEDMYRDAEEIEREKILLCETTSSEYKLSVAPEMDIMEYCRKEWRGNTPVAKRMRKGYEAVAQKFASIRRVRGDNYCALRATLFQALSQATQLPSWLQSEDFTMLPENLMSRYDWIKQWQLKQKLGRKMGEISDEIKEYLILLRKKWKNISEIKGPTEKQEACDKLFKNEEEEYSLYEALKFLMLNTAIELYNDDKNGRRVPVFSWLLFARDTSSNPCQLMHNHLNHIGHSGGLEQVEMFLLAYALQYTIQVYRLYKYSTDEFITLYPNDPEEGWPVVTLITEDDRHYNIPVRMCQETVL